A single Cryomorphaceae bacterium DNA region contains:
- the odhB gene encoding 2-oxoglutarate dehydrogenase complex dihydrolipoyllysine-residue succinyltransferase yields MILEMKVPSPGESISEVEIATWLVEDGDYVEKDQAIAEVDSDKATLELPAEESGVITLKAEEGDTVAVGEVVCLIDTDAAAPEGAAAPAAKEEPKAEEKAAEEPKKEEPAPAAKETYASGTPSPAAKKIIEENNLSNVKGTGRDGRVTKEDAQKAVVSMGSPGQGARSSEVKRMSKLRRSLSTRLVSVKNETAMLTTFNEVDMSPIFALRKQYKEEFKAKHGVGLGFMSFFTKAVTRALQEFPDVNSMIDGDNQVKFDYCDVSIAVSGPKGLMVPVLRNAENMSFRGVEAEIGRLAGKVRDGSITLDEMTGGTFTITNGGVFGSMLSTPIINPPQSAILGMHNIVERPVAVDGKVEIRPIMYVALSYDHRIIDGRESVGFLVAVKEALENPTELLLGGESNVKKALEL; encoded by the coding sequence ATGATCTTAGAAATGAAAGTCCCCAGTCCGGGGGAATCCATCTCCGAAGTTGAAATCGCGACCTGGCTCGTGGAAGACGGAGATTATGTCGAAAAAGATCAGGCCATTGCCGAGGTAGACTCGGACAAGGCAACCTTGGAACTTCCGGCTGAAGAAAGCGGAGTCATCACTTTAAAAGCCGAGGAAGGCGACACGGTTGCTGTGGGCGAAGTGGTGTGCTTGATCGATACGGATGCCGCTGCACCAGAAGGAGCTGCTGCGCCGGCCGCCAAAGAAGAGCCAAAAGCAGAAGAGAAAGCTGCCGAAGAGCCGAAGAAAGAAGAGCCCGCTCCAGCGGCCAAAGAAACTTACGCTTCGGGAACACCTTCTCCAGCGGCGAAAAAGATTATCGAAGAAAACAACCTGTCCAACGTTAAGGGTACCGGTCGCGACGGACGCGTGACCAAAGAAGACGCCCAGAAGGCGGTTGTTTCCATGGGATCACCAGGACAAGGAGCGCGCAGCAGCGAGGTCAAACGCATGTCTAAACTGCGCAGAAGCCTCTCTACCCGCTTGGTCTCTGTGAAGAACGAAACGGCCATGTTGACCACCTTCAACGAGGTGGACATGAGCCCCATTTTCGCCTTGCGCAAACAGTACAAAGAAGAATTTAAAGCGAAGCACGGCGTGGGCTTAGGCTTCATGAGCTTCTTTACCAAAGCAGTTACCCGTGCGCTTCAAGAGTTCCCTGATGTGAACTCCATGATCGACGGCGACAACCAAGTGAAGTTCGACTACTGCGATGTCTCCATCGCCGTAAGTGGCCCTAAAGGACTGATGGTTCCTGTATTGCGCAACGCCGAGAACATGAGCTTCCGCGGTGTAGAAGCCGAAATCGGTCGTTTGGCCGGAAAGGTACGCGACGGATCCATCACCTTGGATGAAATGACCGGAGGAACCTTTACTATCACCAATGGTGGAGTCTTTGGTTCCATGCTCAGTACCCCGATCATCAATCCTCCGCAAAGCGCCATTCTGGGTATGCACAACATCGTTGAGCGCCCTGTGGCTGTAGACGGAAAAGTAGAGATTCGACCCATCATGTACGTGGCCTTAAGCTACGATCACCGAATCATCGACGGACGTGAGTCGGTTGGATTCTTGGTCGCGGTAAAAGAAGCATTGGAGAATCCTACCGAGCTATTGCTCGGCGGTGAATCCAACGTGAAAAAGGCACTAGAGCTCTAA
- the pepE gene encoding dipeptidase PepE — protein MNLLIVSTSTVHGKGYLEYILEEVQDFFSGVEEIVFVPYARPSGVSHDDYTAVAAKAFAQIGIAVRGVHTFDDPAEGIHRAAGTFIGGGNTFLLLRELYANGLVEPLRKRAAEGMPYMGTSAGSNVAGQTINNTNDMPIVYPPSFQALGLMPFNVNPHYLDPDPNSTHMGETRETRINEFHTQSATPVVGIREGSWLRFRDEHVELKGPLTARIFQAGQDPWEHNPGPLEL, from the coding sequence ATGAATCTATTGATCGTTTCCACCAGCACGGTGCACGGTAAGGGCTATTTGGAGTATATCTTGGAGGAGGTTCAGGACTTCTTTTCGGGTGTTGAGGAGATCGTATTTGTGCCCTACGCTCGTCCGTCGGGAGTCTCACATGATGATTATACCGCCGTGGCCGCGAAGGCCTTTGCTCAGATCGGTATAGCGGTTCGCGGGGTACATACCTTTGATGATCCTGCGGAAGGAATACATCGTGCCGCAGGCACATTCATCGGGGGAGGGAATACCTTTCTATTGCTGCGGGAGTTGTATGCGAATGGACTGGTGGAACCGCTGCGGAAGCGAGCCGCCGAGGGCATGCCGTACATGGGCACCAGCGCGGGAAGTAATGTTGCGGGCCAGACCATCAACAACACCAACGATATGCCCATCGTATATCCACCGTCTTTTCAGGCGCTCGGCTTGATGCCTTTCAATGTGAATCCGCACTATTTGGATCCCGATCCGAACAGCACCCACATGGGGGAAACGCGGGAAACGCGCATCAATGAGTTTCACACGCAGAGCGCCACTCCAGTGGTCGGAATACGAGAGGGAAGCTGGTTGCGCTTCCGAGATGAGCACGTTGAATTGAAAGGTCCACTGACCGCCCGAATCTTTCAAGCCGGACAGGACCCCTGGGAACACAACCCCGGTCCTTTAGAGCTCTAG